DNA sequence from the Polyangia bacterium genome:
GATCTTTTCCTCGCGCGAGCCGTTGATGGTCCCGGCGAACGACAGCTCGTGCGTGTCGACGAAGCCCACTTCGCGCAGCATGCCGTTGTCGACGCTGGTCGATCCGGCGGCGCGCACGATGCCCACCCGTTCGGTCGGCCTGTCGCCGGTGGCGGCATCCCCAGAGGCATCCTCGCTGACCGCCCCCGGCGTCGAGTGAGAGATGGCGCCCAGCTTGATGTTCTGCCCCGGGAAGATCCAGTGCGGGTTGGTGATGTCGGGGTTCTGCGCCCAGACCTTCGGCCAACGCCAGGGATCGTGAAAGTACGAATCGCAGATGCTCCACAGCGTGTCGCCCTTTTTGACCACGTGGGTTTCGGGCATCCGGCCTTCGGCGCCGTCGCGACGCGGCTCGCCGGTGTTGTCATCGGCGCTGTTGTTGTCGTCGCCGTCGCCAGAGTCAGCGGTCTTGTCGTTGTCGCCCAGACCGCTCAGGACCTTGCGCTGCTCGGCGCCCGGATCGCTCGTTTTGGGGCGTTTGGCCAGCACCGCTGCGCCTCCGACACCGAGGACTCCGCTTGCGATCCCCAGCGCGAGGATCGCTCGCGCGCCGATCATTGCGTCCCCGCTCGGTGGGGGGCGATGGTGCCCAGGCTGACGTTGGTCTTCGCTCCGAAGGGCGGCTCGCTCAGGCGCGCGGTGGCCAGCGTGGCCGCCTCGTGCTTGGGAAAGGCGTGCACCAGTGAATCGAGCACCTGGCGGCCCTCCGCGGTCTGCCCCAGCGCCAGGTGAGTAAAGCCCAGCTTCAACATGGCATCCGGCACCTTGTTGCCACGCGGGTAGCGCTCGATCACCGCGCGGAACTCGCGCGTGGCGGCCTGGTACTGGCGCAGATCGTAGTAACACTCGCCGATCCAGTACTGGGCGTTGTCGGCATAGTCGTGCACCGGATAGTGATCGAGAAAGCGGCGAAACCCGGCCAGGGCGGCGGCGTGGTGGCCGGCGCGGAGGGCCTCCAAGGCGTCGCGGTAAACGCGCAGCGGCTCGGCCGCCACTGGCTCGCTCCATTCCGTGCCGTCGCGGGCCAGCATGGGTGGCGGTGCGGGCGGCACAAAGGCCGCCCCGACCACGACGGGCGCCGTCCGTTTCGGTGGCGACGCCCGGATAACCGGCGCGGATCTGGGAGCGGGCGCCGCGTGCACGAGCGCCGGCGCCGGTGTTGGCGTGGGCGCTTTGGCCGCCGGCGCGGCGTGCGCGGCGACGGGCGCCGGTGGTGGCGCGGGCGCCTTGGCCGAGACTGCCGCGTGCGCGGGTGGTTCGTGCGTGGCGGGCGCGTGAGTGGCGATCGGTTCAGGCGCGGGCATTTCGGTGCGCAAGTTGCGCAGAACCGGGCGGCCATGTTCGGGCCGGGTTGCTTCGCCGGCATATTCCACCGGCGCATCCGCGGCCGCTAACTCCGACGGCGGCAGCTCGACGGGCGTCGGCATCGGATCGAAGGCGGGCGGCAGCGGCACCGGGTCCGCGCGCAGCGTCTTGACCGCGGGCAGCGAAGGCGTCACCCGCTGTTGATCGGCGACGCGCAGGCTGTCCAAACGATCTTCCAGGATGAAGACGCGATTCTGCAGCTCTTCGATCTGGCGCACGTAACTGTTGTTCTGGGCCCGTAGCGTGTTGATGGTGCGATCGGCTTCTGCCGCCGTGGTCAGCGGCTCGGGGTGCGCGGTGGCGCAGCCAATCGTCCCAGCCAGTAACGCGATCCCCAGCCATGTTTGTGCGCGCGGCATACCGTTTCGCCCGGGCGATCGTAAGGCCCGGCCGCACCACCGTCAAAAAAGCCACTTTTTCGCGGTAAAATAACGACGTGCCGCCCTTTGAACCCACGCCTTGGCGCTCTGGCGCCGCGCCCGGTTTCGGGCCCTGGACCGGCGCCGACAACGTCGCGCCTTCGCAGCAGCCGCCGTTCGGTCTGTCGCCGGCCGAGACACCGCTGCTGTTCGGTATCGGGTTCGACGACAATGGCGATGCCCAGGGCATGACCTGGGCGCTCGACATGCTGCGCGCCCGCGGCATGCGCGCTTCTTTCTTCATGACCGCTGCGTACGGACGAGACCAAGCCATCGCCGGGACCTGGCGGCGGGCCGCGCGCGACGGGCACGAGATAGGCAACCACAGCGACAGCCATCTTCCGCAGCACGGCGGGCGGTCGTATTCCATCCAGCAGTGGGGCGATGAGATCGGCGCCTGCACGTCCTTTCTCGTCGGCGCCGGCATCGTCGCCCGGGAAGACCTGCGTGGCTTTCGGACGCCTTTTCTCGAATACAACGACGCCACGCTGGCCGCGGTGGCAGCGGCGGGCCTGCACTATGACTGCAGCATCGAAGAAGGCGCCGAGCCTGGCCAGGACGGCGCGAACGCCTACTGGCCGTACACGCTGGATCGCCGCAGCCCCGGCCACACCGCGCAGGTGCAGGCCAAGACGACGCAGGATTCACCGCCGTCGCTGCGCGAGATCGAACCGCACCCAGGCCTGTGGGAAGTGCCGGTGCCCGCGGTGTTCGTGCCACCCGACACGTGCTGCGCCGACTACGGCGTCGCGCCCGGCCTGCGCGACCGTTTGAAAACGAGGCAGCCGTGGTTCGACGCCGCCGCCGGCGCCATCACCGGTTTCGATTTCAACCTGTGGGCCGAGCTATCGACCGGCGGCTTCGCCATGACCGCCGCCGAATTCCTGGCGACGTTGCAATACACCGTCGACCAACGCCTGGCCGGAAACCGCGCGCCGCTGCTGTTCGGTTCACACACCGGCTGCTACGTCGACGCCTGGAACGAAAATGCCCCGCACGCCCCTCGCGCCGCCGACCGCCGAGCCACCATCGAAGCCCTGCTCGACTACGTCGCCTCGAAAACCGACGCGCGCATCGCGCGCCACTGCGACGTCCTCGACTGGGTTCGAAACCCGGCGCCGCTTTAGCTCGGTTCAAGCTCGCGCAAGATCCGATCCGCCCCGCGCTCCAACAGCCGCCGCCCCAGCGCCGCGCCCAGCGCCGCCGCCTCGCGCGGATCACCTTCCACCGTCTCGCGGATCATCTCGCTGGCGTCGGGCCGACCGACCAGGCCACGCACGATCAAACGCCCGCCCGTCACCACCGCGTGGCCCGCCACCGGCGTCCGACACCCGACACCCAGCGTGGCCAGCAGCGCGCGCTCGGCCGCCACGGTGATCTCGGCGGCGTCGTCCACCAGGACGCGGCACAGCGCCGCCACTCGTTCGTCGCCGGCCCGCGCCTCCAGCGCCAACGCGCCCTGCCCGATGGCCGGCAGCATGCGGTCTTCCGACAGCCGCTCGCTGATGCGCGCGCCGAAGCCCAGCCGGTCCAGGCCCGCGCACGCCAAGATCGCCGCGTCGACCACGCCCTCGGCCACCTTGCGCAGCCGGGTGTCGACGTTGCCGCGCAGAAGTTCCAACGCCAGATCGCCGCGCGCCGCCCGCAGCTGGCAGACCCGCCGCAAGCTGGAGGTGCCCACGCGAGCCCCAACCGGTAGCTTGTCCAGCGTCGCACCGTCGCGGCTGACGAGCGCGTCGCGTGGATCCGCCCGCCGCGGGATGGCCACCAACCGCAAAGCTGGCGCCAGCTCGGCCGGCACGTCCTTCAGGCTGTGCACGGCCAGATCGATCTCGCCCGACAACAACCCTTGCTCGATCTCTTTCACCCAGACACCCTTGCCGCCGAGATCGATCACCGGGCCGGTCTGGCTGCGATCGCCCTCGGTGACCACGATGCGTTCGCGAAGCTGCAACGTCGGGTGGGCGCGCCGCAGCTCGTCTGCGATGTGCGCCGCCTGCCAGCGCGCCAGGGCGCTGCCGCGGGTGCCGATCACCAGCGTGTTGGTTGCTTCCCTCTCGCGCTCGCCGCTCATCGCCCGGCGGCCTTCTTCTGATCCTCGTCGTCGCCCTCGTCGGCCATCGGCATCACCGCTTCCACCGCCGGCAGATCGAACAGCCGCTGCACCGCCGTCACCAGCGGCAAGGCGTCACCGCTGTCCTTCTTCAAAGCGATCTGCAGGGGATGCAGCAGTTTTTTTGCCAGCCCTTCGGCCAGCGCCCGGACCGCCCGGCGCTCGCGCTCGCCCAGCTGCGGAAAGGCCGCCAGCGTCTTGTCCGCATCGGCATTGGCCCAGCCCAGCACCCGCGCCCGCAGCGCCGTCACCGTCGGGCCGACCTGGCGGCCGCGGTAACTTTCGATGAAACGCGCTAGCTCTTGCTCGACGATGGCCTCGGCCTGATCGGCCTCGCTGCGCCGGCCGTCGAGGTGGGTGGAGGCCACCTTTTGCAGATCGTCGATGTCTGCCAGGTAGATGCCTTCCAGGTCGGCGCACGAAGGCTCGACGTCGCGCGGAACGGCGATGTCGATGACGAACAGCGGACGCCCGCGCCGCGCCTTCTGCACCTTCAATAGCAACGTCCGCGTCAACACCGGCTGCTGCGCGCCCGTCGACGCCAGCACGATGTCCGCGTCGCCGAGCGCGCCCGCCAGATCGTCCCAGGGGTGGGTGCCGGCGCCCATGCGCGCCGCCAGCTCATCGGCGCGCGCCCCGGTCCGGTTGGTGACGGTCAGCGCCGCGCCCTGCCCTTGCAGCGCGCGCGCCGCCAGGTCGGCCATCTTGCCGGCGCCGACGATCAGCAACCGCCGCCCGTCGAAGCTGCCGAACACCTGGCGCGCCAGCTCGATCGCCACCGAGCTCACCGAGACCGGGTTGCGCGCGATGGCCGTCTCGCGCCGCACGCGCCGGGCCACGCGAAAGGCCCGGGAAAAACACAGGCCCAGGATCGGACCGGCGGTGCCAATCCGCAACGCCGTCTCGTGCGTGTCCTTCACCTGTCCCAAGATCTGCGGCTCGCCGATGACCAGCGAATCCAGGCTGGCGGCGACGCGAAACAGGTGGTGGACGGCCTCGGCGTCGACACGCGTGTAGATGTGCGGCTCAAGCTCCGCCTCGGCCAGCGTCGCCCGCAGCGCCAGGTCGGTGGTCAGCGCCCGCAGAGCTTCCTCGCGATCGCTGACCGCCACGTAGATCTCCACCCGGTTGCAGGTCGACAAAAACGCCGCCTCGCGGACACCGGGCAGCGCGGCCATCTGGCGCAGCGCCGCCTCCATCTGATCAGGTTGCACCGACAATTTCTCGCGCACGGCGACGGGCGCGGTGCGGTGCGAGAGCCCCAGAATCAGCAGGTCTATGAGTGATTCCATGTCAGGCTGCGTGGCGCAGGAAGTAGACGAACACCACCAGCACCGCACTGCCGAACCCGCCCAAGGTCAACCAGGCGGCGCGCCGCCCTTGCCAGCCGGCGCCCACCCGGGCCACCAGCAGCACCCCGAACGCAATCCAGGTGACCAGCGCCAGCAAGTACTCTGGCCGCAGCGTCTTCGGCGCGGTCACCCCGCCGATGCGCGCGATCCAGACCGCGCCCGTGACCAGCGCGATGGTGAAGATCGGAAAGCCGATCGACACGCACCGCAGAGCCAGTCGATCCAGCGTCTCCAGCGGCGCGCCGCCGCGAATCATGCGGCCGAACTGCTTGCGCTTGAGCTGGCGATCTTCGAAGAGGTAAAGCACCGCCAGCGCCGCCGCCAGCGCGAACACCGCCACGCCCACCGTGGACAGGAAGATGTGCGCCCGCCCCAGCGTGCCCATGGTCGGCGTGCCCTGCTCCGCTGGCACCACCCGCGCCAGCATCAAGAGCGTCAGCACCGACGGCACGGCGAAGGCACCGGCCGCGGCGAGTTTGTAACGGAAGGTGGCGATCAGATAGCCGACGGCGATCAGGAAAGCGATGAACGACATCGCCTCGGGCGTCGACGAGATGGGGTTCTGGCCGTGCACGCAGCGCCAGCCGATGTCGGCGAAGTGCAGCAGCACGCCCAGCGCCAGCAAAAGGCGCCCGACCCGCGCCGCCCGGTCCCGCGTCTTCAGCAGGTAACCAAGGTACGCCACCGAGGCCAGGGCATAGGCCAAAATCTGCAGCGCGGAGAACGTCGCCACCCCTCGTTTGTACCACGACCCTGCCCGCGCAGCCTGTCGCGGCCGGTCAGGGGCCGCGGGCGGAGGGACAGCGGCTTGGCCTTCCCCCGACGCCGTGCTAAACGGTCGGCCATGGCAAGCGCGAACGTCTTCGAAGCGACCGACGAAAACTTCCAGAAGGAGATCCTGGACTCGCCGCTCCCGGCTTTGGTGGATTTCTGGGCCGTGTGGTGCGCGCCCTGCCGCGCCATCGCCCCGCACGTCGAGGCGCTGGCCAAGGACTACGAGGGCAAGCTGCGGGTCGGCAAGTTCGACATCGACGCCAACCCGAACATCCCCAGCCAGTTCGACATCCGCAGCATCCCGACCTTGATCGTCTTCAAGGGCGGCAAGGTCGTCGGTCAGGTCGTCGGCGCCGTGCCGCGCGCCAAGATCGAAGAGCTGATCAAGAAAGCTCTGTAGCCTCGGGCGGCAGCGGGGGCGGCAGCGCGCGGTCCCCGTAGCCGATGCTGACGTCTTCCGAGCGCAGCTCGATGATCGATGACGTGTGCGGGCTGTTGCCGCCGATGACGGCGAACGACGGCGGCGGCACCACCGGCACGGAACGCGCCGGCAGGAAATTGCGCGCCCAGCGGCGCAGCGACAAGCCGACGCCGTCCTGCCACAGCGACACCCAGCCGACATAGCCGAAGCCACACAGAAACAGCGCCAGGAACGGCATCGACAGATAGTGGTGATTGCCGATCGCCACCACGATGGCGACGCAGAAATAGGCGGCCATCCCGAGCTCGAGGAACGGCGTGATGGACTTGGCGGCGCGGTACTTCTTGCTGGACCAGCTCTCTAACTTGCCGCGAATGCCGTGCTTGGGCGTACGCACGAACTCGGTCTCGCGGCCAAGAAGCGCCTCCAGCACGGCGCGGGTCTGATTGACGCAAAGGCCGATGCCCAGCGACATCACCAGCGGCAGGCGCCGAATCACCCACCATTCAACCCGCGGGCGAACGCCCGGGTTGCGCAGCAGCTGAAGCTCGCGCTGCGAGGCCAGATAAAACGACGCGATCGACAAGGTGGTGCCGAAAAACAGCGGCAGGTCGATGATCAAAACTTCGCGCCAGGTGTGGTGCGTGCGGAAGATCAGGTTCGGCAGCAACAGCAGCGACAGCAGCAGAAGCAGCGGATACGCCAGGTTGTTGGTGAGGTGAAAGAACGCCTCTGACTTCTGCGCGAAGGTGGCGTTCGAACGCAGGATGGTCGGTAACAGCTTCTTCGCCACCTGGACCGATCCCTTGGCCCAGCGGAACTGCTGTGACTTGAACGAAGACATCTCGACCGGCAGCTCGGCGGGCGCGGCGATCTCCGGGACGTAGACGAAGCGCCAGCCGCGCAGCTGCGCCCGGTACGACAGATCCATGTCCTCGGTCAGCGTGTCGTGCTGCCAGCCGCCGGCGTCGGCGATGGCGGCGCGGCGCCACAGGCCGGCCGTGCCGTTGAAGTTGAAGAAGCGCCCGGAACGGTTGCGGCCGGCGTGCTCCATCATGAAGTGGCCGTCCAGCATCAACGCCTGCACCTCGGTCAGCGGCGAGAAGTCACGGTTCAGGTGATCCCAGCGGCACTGCACCACCGCCACGCGCGGGTCCAAGAAATAGTGAACGCTGCGCTCCAGAACATCCGGCAGCGGCAGAAAATCGGCGTCGAAGATGGCGATGAACTCGCCCTTGGCCGTGCGCAAACCGTTCTCGAGAGCGCCCGCCTTGAACCCCGACCGATCGACGCGGTGGAGGTATTCGATGTCCAGGTCGGGATTGGCCCGGCGCAGCTCGGCGATCTTGCGACGGCAGATGTCTTGCGTCTCGTCGGTGGAATCGTCCAGCACCTGCACGTGAAAGCGATCGCGCGGATAGCGAATGCCGGTCACGCTGTCGAGCAACCGTTCGACGACATACATCTCGTTGAACAGCGGAAGCTGCACCGTCACCGCGGGCAGATCAGCGAAGGTGCCGGGGGGGTTCGGGTGCTTATCGCGATGGCGGTAATACAGGAAAACCAGCGCCGAGCGATGAAACCCGTACAGCGCCAGCAGGACCAACGTGACCAAGTACGTGGCGACCACCAACCCCGAAATTTCCATGGCCGCAACGTACGATCGGAATTGTCATCGAATTGTAATTCGTTGTACTCAATTATGGCGTCTTCCGGGCGAGACCTGAGATCACAGCGAGCCGTAAACGGGCAGCGCCGCGCCGGAGACCAGTTGGTTGTTGCCGCTGCACAACCAGACGATGGCGGCGGCGATCTGCGCCGGCTTGGGCCAGCGGTCATAGGGCGCGCCCAGCATGGCGTGGCGGTTGGTGGGCGTGTCGATGATCGACGGCACCACGGCGTTGACCAGGATGCCGTCGGCTTTGACCTCGTCGGCCAGGCATTCCGTCAAGGCCAGCACGCCCGATTTGGCCACGCTGTAGGCGATCGAGCCGCCCTTGCGCTCCAGCGCAGCGCGCGAGCCGATGTTGACGATGCGACCGCCGGCCGCGGCCGCACGCAGGCGGCGCACCGCCTCGCGGCTGCACAGAAACGCCGTCGTCAGGTTGATGTCCATCTGGCGCCGAAAGTCCGCCAGCGTGGTCTCCGTGATGGGCGCGGCGGCGAAGCCACCGGCGATGTGCACCGAGGCCCACAGCGACGGCAGTTCGGCGTAAAACCGCGCCACCGATCCCTCGTCGGTGAGATCGATCCCGCCAGCGTGGCGGACTCGATCGCTTGTCGGCGCGGCGGCCGGCGGCGCAGTGTCGCGCAGCGGGAGATGGCAACTGGCGCCGGCCTCCAGCAGCGCCGCCACCACCGCTGGTCCGAGGCCCCCGGTCGCGCCGGTGACGACGATCTGTTTGCCTTGCAGGTCTGTGTTCATGGTCGACATCCTCCCGGTTGGCGTTGGCGACCGTTAAGATAGAACCAATGACGACTGATCTCACTGGCAAGGTGGCTTTTATTACCGGCGCCTCGCGCGGCGTGGGCAAGGCGCTGGCGCTGGGCCTGGCGCGCGCGGGCTGCGACGTGGTGATCGCGGCGAAGACCGTCCAGCCGGACCCGCGCATCCCCGGCACCATCGGCGACACCGCCCGCGAGATCGAGGCCCTGGGCCGGCGCGCCTTGGCCGTCGCCGTCGACGTGCGCGATGACGCCGCCGTCGAAGCCGCGTCCCAGGCGGCGCTGGATCGCTTCGGGCGGATCGATTTTCTCATCAACAACGCCGGCGCGCTGTACTGGCAAACGCTGGCCGGCACGCCGCTGAAGAAATTCGATCTGGTGATGGGGGTGAATGCGCGCGGCGCCTTCGCCTGCTGTCATCACCTGCTGCCGGCGATGCGGGCCCAGAAATTCGGCCACATCCTGATGCTGTCGCCGCCCGTCGACGCCAAGGCCGCCGGCGGCAAGATCGCCTATGCCATCAGCAAGTTCGGCATGACATTGATCGCCCAGGGTCTGGCCGACGAGGTACGCGACGACAACGTGGCCGCCAATGCTTTGTGGCCGGCGACCATGATCGAAAGCCTGGCCACCATCAACTGGGGCCTCGGCGACCGCACCATGTGGCGCACGCCGGAAATCTTGGTCGACGCCACTCTGCGCATCTTCGCCAAGGAGCCGCGCCTCTTCACCGGCCACGCTCTGGTCGACGAAGATTTCCTGCGCGGCGAGGGCGTCAGTGATTTTGCCCGCTACCGCTGCGACCCGGACCACGAACCGCCGCGGGTGGGGTTCAACTTTCAGATCAGCAAGGGCTGAGCCGCCAGGAGCGCCGATCGCTCAGTCGATCTCGACCTCTTCGACGACGCCGGGGCAGCGCCAATGCGCCGGGTGCCAGCGACCGCGCGGCCCGCGGTGGCCTTCGATAAGGACGCCGCCGCGACAGGGCGGGCGTTCGGGGCGCGCCACCACCCGCTCACGCACGACACAGCCAGAAATCGCGCCCACCGTGCTCAAAACAAGCGCCGGCAGGCCCAGCCGGAGAACCTTCGTCGTCCCCATCGTGGCTTCCATGGACCGGATCATGGGACCGAAATCGGCGGGGTGGAAGACTGGGGCGTTATTTTTTTTGACGGCCGGGCGCCGCCCGTCACATCCACAAACCCCAGGCCCCGGCCAGCAGTGCGAACAGCACCAGCACGGCGTTGGTGACGGCGTGGGCGATCACCGCGTCGGCCAAACGCCCGCGGGCCCGGAACGCCAGGGCATAGCAAAGACCGGCCAAAAAGCCGGCCAAAAGCCGCTTGTGCAGAAGCCCGAAGGCCAGCGACGAGACCAGCAGCCCGGTCACCGTGATCGCTGGCGGTGCCAGCTCGTCGAAGGCGGCGTTGCTCAGGCGGCGGGCGAGAAAACCGCGAAAGGCCAGCTCCTCTGCCAGGGGAACCACCATCAAGGTGGTCAACAGTCGAGCCGCAAAACCGAAGCCGTGCGGCGCGGCCGGCGCCGTCGCTGCGTCGGCGGCGAGCGGCAACAACAGATCGATCCCCAGCCAGATCGCCGCCACCAGCAGACCGATCGGCGCCGCGAACCACGACACGCGCCACAGCGCCCTCCATGACGGCTGACGATACGTCGCCGAGAATGCCGCCAGCACGGCCAGGCCGACCAGCGGGCGCAGAACATAAAGAGGCTCGCGCCCCTCGACGGAAAAGGCGCGCGACACAAGACCAGCCACCACCAGGGCCAGGAACGGAACCAGATACGGCGCGGCCAGGTTAACCGTGGCCGTCGGAGCGGCCGCCGAAACCGCGGCCGTCCGCGAGAACCATGGTGATCGCAGCGCCAGCGCCACCGTCGACAAAGCCACGCCGCAAAACAGCAGCGTGCCGGCGTAGGAATGAAATCCGCCCGCGCCGATCTCCGGCGAGATGAACGCCCCCACCAGCACCAGCGCCACCAGGCGCACGATGTTGGCGATGAACGGCACCACTGTCCCGATGGCCAGCAGCCAAAGCGCCCGCGGAAAACGCAGCCGATCGCGAAACAGCCACAACGCTGCCAGCAGGAACACCCAGGTCAGTCCAACGCCTTCGTAGCCCGAACACTGAGGCGCGATGTCGACGACGAAGCCGCGCGTACCGAACGCCAGCTTGGCCGGATCCACGATCACTTGGCGCACGAACAGGTGCAGCAGCAGCGACGACAGACCGAAGGTCACCCGGCGCAGCGGCAGCCACAATCCTTGCGACAGCTTGCCCACGCCGGCCGCGCCCAGTCCCACCGCCAGCGACAGCGCCAGCGCCGGCGCGTATGTCCGGGTCAAGCCCGGAATCCTCCTCGGCGGCAGGATGGTCAGCGACCAGCTCACCACCGTCGCCGCC
Encoded proteins:
- a CDS encoding glycosyltransferase, whose protein sequence is MEISGLVVATYLVTLVLLALYGFHRSALVFLYYRHRDKHPNPPGTFADLPAVTVQLPLFNEMYVVERLLDSVTGIRYPRDRFHVQVLDDSTDETQDICRRKIAELRRANPDLDIEYLHRVDRSGFKAGALENGLRTAKGEFIAIFDADFLPLPDVLERSVHYFLDPRVAVVQCRWDHLNRDFSPLTEVQALMLDGHFMMEHAGRNRSGRFFNFNGTAGLWRRAAIADAGGWQHDTLTEDMDLSYRAQLRGWRFVYVPEIAAPAELPVEMSSFKSQQFRWAKGSVQVAKKLLPTILRSNATFAQKSEAFFHLTNNLAYPLLLLLSLLLLPNLIFRTHHTWREVLIIDLPLFFGTTLSIASFYLASQRELQLLRNPGVRPRVEWWVIRRLPLVMSLGIGLCVNQTRAVLEALLGRETEFVRTPKHGIRGKLESWSSKKYRAAKSITPFLELGMAAYFCVAIVVAIGNHHYLSMPFLALFLCGFGYVGWVSLWQDGVGLSLRRWARNFLPARSVPVVPPPSFAVIGGNSPHTSSIIELRSEDVSIGYGDRALPPPLPPEATELS
- the ccsA gene encoding cytochrome c biogenesis protein CcsA — translated: MATFSALQILAYALASVAYLGYLLKTRDRAARVGRLLLALGVLLHFADIGWRCVHGQNPISSTPEAMSFIAFLIAVGYLIATFRYKLAAAGAFAVPSVLTLLMLARVVPAEQGTPTMGTLGRAHIFLSTVGVAVFALAAALAVLYLFEDRQLKRKQFGRMIRGGAPLETLDRLALRCVSIGFPIFTIALVTGAVWIARIGGVTAPKTLRPEYLLALVTWIAFGVLLVARVGAGWQGRRAAWLTLGGFGSAVLVVFVYFLRHAA
- the ybgF gene encoding tol-pal system protein YbgF — encoded protein: MPRAQTWLGIALLAGTIGCATAHPEPLTTAAEADRTINTLRAQNNSYVRQIEELQNRVFILEDRLDSLRVADQQRVTPSLPAVKTLRADPVPLPPAFDPMPTPVELPPSELAAADAPVEYAGEATRPEHGRPVLRNLRTEMPAPEPIATHAPATHEPPAHAAVSAKAPAPPPAPVAAHAAPAAKAPTPTPAPALVHAAPAPRSAPVIRASPPKRTAPVVVGAAFVPPAPPPMLARDGTEWSEPVAAEPLRVYRDALEALRAGHHAAALAGFRRFLDHYPVHDYADNAQYWIGECYYDLRQYQAATREFRAVIERYPRGNKVPDAMLKLGFTHLALGQTAEGRQVLDSLVHAFPKHEAATLATARLSEPPFGAKTNVSLGTIAPHRAGTQ
- the trxA gene encoding thioredoxin → MASANVFEATDENFQKEILDSPLPALVDFWAVWCAPCRAIAPHVEALAKDYEGKLRVGKFDIDANPNIPSQFDIRSIPTLIVFKGGKVVGQVVGAVPRAKIEELIKKAL
- the xrtE gene encoding exosortase E/protease, VPEID-CTERM system — encoded protein: MPSDDAPSDARPEPKTALPIGRWVALLILLLAEGLVLGIRFDSDALASLPDGWWTAIIRNASSFVRIGAVVFAALFLVAGAKVRRGLSGSLTRDLAGHRLPPFLLAHLLCFAGLGVVSAAVFRDDGMAPRHATALVVGWLALLAATVVSWSLTILPPRRIPGLTRTYAPALALSLAVGLGAAGVGKLSQGLWLPLRRVTFGLSSLLLHLFVRQVIVDPAKLAFGTRGFVVDIAPQCSGYEGVGLTWVFLLAALWLFRDRLRFPRALWLLAIGTVVPFIANIVRLVALVLVGAFISPEIGAGGFHSYAGTLLFCGVALSTVALALRSPWFSRTAAVSAAAPTATVNLAAPYLVPFLALVVAGLVSRAFSVEGREPLYVLRPLVGLAVLAAFSATYRQPSWRALWRVSWFAAPIGLLVAAIWLGIDLLLPLAADAATAPAAPHGFGFAARLLTTLMVVPLAEELAFRGFLARRLSNAAFDELAPPAITVTGLLVSSLAFGLLHKRLLAGFLAGLCYALAFRARGRLADAVIAHAVTNAVLVLFALLAGAWGLWM
- a CDS encoding SDR family NAD(P)-dependent oxidoreductase; this encodes MNTDLQGKQIVVTGATGGLGPAVVAALLEAGASCHLPLRDTAPPAAAPTSDRVRHAGGIDLTDEGSVARFYAELPSLWASVHIAGGFAAAPITETTLADFRRQMDINLTTAFLCSREAVRRLRAAAAGGRIVNIGSRAALERKGGSIAYSVAKSGVLALTECLADEVKADGILVNAVVPSIIDTPTNRHAMLGAPYDRWPKPAQIAAAIVWLCSGNNQLVSGAALPVYGSL
- the hemA gene encoding glutamyl-tRNA reductase, which gives rise to MESLIDLLILGLSHRTAPVAVREKLSVQPDQMEAALRQMAALPGVREAAFLSTCNRVEIYVAVSDREEALRALTTDLALRATLAEAELEPHIYTRVDAEAVHHLFRVAASLDSLVIGEPQILGQVKDTHETALRIGTAGPILGLCFSRAFRVARRVRRETAIARNPVSVSSVAIELARQVFGSFDGRRLLIVGAGKMADLAARALQGQGAALTVTNRTGARADELAARMGAGTHPWDDLAGALGDADIVLASTGAQQPVLTRTLLLKVQKARRGRPLFVIDIAVPRDVEPSCADLEGIYLADIDDLQKVASTHLDGRRSEADQAEAIVEQELARFIESYRGRQVGPTVTALRARVLGWANADADKTLAAFPQLGERERRAVRALAEGLAKKLLHPLQIALKKDSGDALPLVTAVQRLFDLPAVEAVMPMADEGDDEDQKKAAGR
- a CDS encoding polysaccharide deacetylase family protein, whose product is MPPFEPTPWRSGAAPGFGPWTGADNVAPSQQPPFGLSPAETPLLFGIGFDDNGDAQGMTWALDMLRARGMRASFFMTAAYGRDQAIAGTWRRAARDGHEIGNHSDSHLPQHGGRSYSIQQWGDEIGACTSFLVGAGIVAREDLRGFRTPFLEYNDATLAAVAAAGLHYDCSIEEGAEPGQDGANAYWPYTLDRRSPGHTAQVQAKTTQDSPPSLREIEPHPGLWEVPVPAVFVPPDTCCADYGVAPGLRDRLKTRQPWFDAAAGAITGFDFNLWAELSTGGFAMTAAEFLATLQYTVDQRLAGNRAPLLFGSHTGCYVDAWNENAPHAPRAADRRATIEALLDYVASKTDARIARHCDVLDWVRNPAPL
- a CDS encoding SDR family oxidoreductase; protein product: MTTDLTGKVAFITGASRGVGKALALGLARAGCDVVIAAKTVQPDPRIPGTIGDTAREIEALGRRALAVAVDVRDDAAVEAASQAALDRFGRIDFLINNAGALYWQTLAGTPLKKFDLVMGVNARGAFACCHHLLPAMRAQKFGHILMLSPPVDAKAAGGKIAYAISKFGMTLIAQGLADEVRDDNVAANALWPATMIESLATINWGLGDRTMWRTPEILVDATLRIFAKEPRLFTGHALVDEDFLRGEGVSDFARYRCDPDHEPPRVGFNFQISKG
- the hemC gene encoding hydroxymethylbilane synthase; amino-acid sequence: MSGEREREATNTLVIGTRGSALARWQAAHIADELRRAHPTLQLRERIVVTEGDRSQTGPVIDLGGKGVWVKEIEQGLLSGEIDLAVHSLKDVPAELAPALRLVAIPRRADPRDALVSRDGATLDKLPVGARVGTSSLRRVCQLRAARGDLALELLRGNVDTRLRKVAEGVVDAAILACAGLDRLGFGARISERLSEDRMLPAIGQGALALEARAGDERVAALCRVLVDDAAEITVAAERALLATLGVGCRTPVAGHAVVTGGRLIVRGLVGRPDASEMIRETVEGDPREAAALGAALGRRLLERGADRILRELEPS